CAATGACGCCGCCCAGCTGGACATTGTGGAACACCAGCCCCACGCCCAGTCCCAGCACCAGCGCCACGGTGCAGCCATTGAGCAATGCCACGCGAATTTCGCGCAATATGGTACGGCGGGCGTTCGATCCGGTAATCTGGTTGGTGGCAAGCGCGCGTACCGTCACCGCCATGGTCTGGCTGCCGGCATTACCGCCCACCCCCGCGACGATCGGCATCAGCGTCGCGAGCGCCACCATCTTCTCGATCGTATGCTCGAAAATGCCGATGATGGTCGACGCCACCAACGCGGTCAGCAAGTTGGTCAGCAGCCAGCGCACACGCGCGCGGTAGCTGTCCATCACCGGCTCGTTGATGTCGCCTTCGCCCGCACCCGACAGGCGGAGGATATCCTCGCCCGCTTCCTCGGAAATGATGTGGACGATGTCGTCGACCGTGATCATGCCGACCAGCCGGCCGCTGCCATCGACCACGGCGGCGGAGATCAGCGCATATTTCTGGAAGCGCAGCGCCACCTCTTCCTGGTCCATGTCGACCGGGATCAGCGTCTGCTCGCGCTTCATCAGGTCAGCCATGGCAATGTCGCGCGGACAGGTCAGTACCCAGCTCAGCTGACAGGTGCCGATCGGCTTATGGCCTTCATCGACGACGAAGATTTCCCAGAAGTCGCGGGTCAGGTCGCCATTGTCGCGCAGATAGTCGATCACCTGGCCGACCGTCATATGCTCGGGCACCGCGACCAGGTCGCGCTGCATCAGGCGACCGGCGGATTCTTCGGGATAAGCGAGCGCAGACTCGATCGCGGCGCGATCTTCCGGCTCCATCGCCTCCAGC
The sequence above is drawn from the Sphingobium sp. AP49 genome and encodes:
- the mgtE gene encoding magnesium transporter, with amino-acid sequence MTERGDLAEPRPHEELADESLISAGMEQVESSLDEDDRLKPEFLSAVLDAVDEGDIDHARELVSPLHPADIADLLELTPAEQRGEVAAALGDLVGAEVLSELNDYVRDDLIGALAPEQVAEFASELDTDDAVAIIEDMEEADQQAVLEAMEPEDRAAIESALAYPEESAGRLMQRDLVAVPEHMTVGQVIDYLRDNGDLTRDFWEIFVVDEGHKPIGTCQLSWVLTCPRDIAMADLMKREQTLIPVDMDQEEVALRFQKYALISAAVVDGSGRLVGMITVDDIVHIISEEAGEDILRLSGAGEGDINEPVMDSYRARVRWLLTNLLTALVASTIIGIFEHTIEKMVALATLMPIVAGVGGNAGSQTMAVTVRALATNQITGSNARRTILREIRVALLNGCTVALVLGLGVGLVFHNVQLGGVIAAAMMTNIVTAGLAGAAVPLAFDRMNLDPAVASSIFVTMITDSMGFFAFLGLATAAGLTG